The region TGGTCGCGAAATCACCGCCCATGAATGGCGCGGCATTGGCGGCATCGCCACCCAGCAGTTCCAGAACGCTGAAGCTGTGGCCCTTGGCCTGGAACACGCGACCGTGTTCGATCGGGCCGAGTTGGCTGACCGCACCGTCGGCCGGGCTGAGGATCGCGCCCGGGGTTTCGTCCAGTGGACGCGCGCCGTCTTTCAAGGCGCGGGTGAAGAATGCGTTGAAGTGCTCGTAGGCGGTCAGGTCCTCGACCAGTGCCTGAGACATGTCCACTTGATAACGCTTGGCGAACCACGCAGTGAAGACGTTCTTGAACCAGCGCACGCGGCATTCGGCAATGCAGCCGGCCAGTCGCGAGAGCAAGTGATGGGGCAGCAGGTATTGGCTGAGGATAAACAAACGCTTATTCATTAACTGTCCTTAAAAACCTTAAATCTCTACGGGGGTGTCGGGATGGTTGCCCCATTCGCCCCAGGAGCCGGCGTAGCCTTTGACCCGCGGATAACCGAGGGACTTGGCCACTAGATAGGTGAAGCCAGAACGGTGGTGAGTCTGGCAGTGGGTGATCACTTCTTTGTCTTTGCTGATGCCGAGTTGTTCGAGGATCTGTGGCATGTCGGTGCGGATGCGCAGGTGGCGCGCCTGATCCATGCCGGCAGTCCATTCGAAATTCACGGCACCCGGGATGTGCCCGGCCTTGGCCGCCAAGACCTTCTCGCCGGAGTACTCCAGCGGCCCACGGGCGTCCCAGATCGCCAGGTCCGCAGCGCCGAGACGGCTTTGCAGGTACTCGCGGGTGGCGGTGGGTTCGTCGTGCAGGGTCAAGGCAACCGGGCCGCCGACCGGGGCCGGAATCTGGATCGACATCGGCAAGCCTTCTGCCAGCCAGGCCGGAAGACCGCCGTCGACATAGTGGTATTTGCTGTGGCCAATGACATCCAGCAGCCAGATAAACCGGCCAGCCCAGCCGCCACCTTCGTCGTCATAAACGACGTAGACCGCATCAGGGTTGTGGCCCAGTTCGCCAAACAATGCTTCAAGGGAGGCGTGGGTCGGCAGCAAACCTGGCGCTGGCGCCTGACCGAGTTGCGTGCGTTTCGGATCGACAAAACGCGCACCGGGCAGGTGCCCTTCGGTGTAGCGGGCGCTGCTGGTCAGGTCCACCAGAATCAGATCGCGGGCGTCGAGACGCGGGAGCAAGTCGCTCGGCTCGATGACCAGCGGCAAGCCAGAGAAGTCAGACATGTGAGGTCTCCAGAGCACAAAGGGGAGGATTGTAGCGCAGCCTATTGGCCACGGGTGCTAAAGCTGTGGAGTGCCTTTTCAATGCACTGCGCGGTTTTGCCGAAGGCTTGCACGGTGATTTCCGAGAACGGCCCGCCGCCCTGATCCGCCACCACAATCATGATCACCCGGCCATTATTGACCAGTGAACGCAGCAACAGGTGTTCGCCGCCAAACTGTGAACGCAGGCCGGCAGGGAGCAGGGCCGAAAACTGGGCATTGTTGTCCGGCGTCAGGCGTACCTGGGCTTGCTGCGAGAGCAAGCGTTGCAGCACGTTGCTTTGGCTAACCGCAAAATTCAGCCCG is a window of Pseudomonas sp. 10S4 DNA encoding:
- the rhdA gene encoding thiosulfate sulfurtransferase — its product is MSDFSGLPLVIEPSDLLPRLDARDLILVDLTSSARYTEGHLPGARFVDPKRTQLGQAPAPGLLPTHASLEALFGELGHNPDAVYVVYDDEGGGWAGRFIWLLDVIGHSKYHYVDGGLPAWLAEGLPMSIQIPAPVGGPVALTLHDEPTATREYLQSRLGAADLAIWDARGPLEYSGEKVLAAKAGHIPGAVNFEWTAGMDQARHLRIRTDMPQILEQLGISKDKEVITHCQTHHRSGFTYLVAKSLGYPRVKGYAGSWGEWGNHPDTPVEI